One window from the genome of Acinetobacter sp. ANC 7912 encodes:
- a CDS encoding DUF962 domain-containing protein — protein MNALVEAQKDQLPAVRQPMPIRDYHEFYRFYLTEHRNIMSRRLHIVGSSIGLYFFGKAILQRKPKYFLYGLASGYACAWIGHFMFEKNKPASFKQPIYSFISDWRMFADVLRGNISLISRDQDKIPS, from the coding sequence ATGAATGCACTTGTAGAAGCCCAGAAGGATCAGTTGCCAGCAGTTCGCCAGCCAATGCCGATCCGTGATTATCATGAATTCTATCGATTTTACCTGACCGAGCACCGCAATATCATGAGCCGCCGTCTGCATATCGTTGGCAGCAGCATTGGACTATATTTCTTTGGCAAGGCGATTCTGCAACGTAAGCCAAAATATTTCCTGTATGGTCTGGCTTCGGGTTATGCATGTGCCTGGATTGGGCATTTTATGTTTGAGAAAAACAAGCCTGCCAGCTTTAAACAGCCGATCTATAGCTTTATTTCGGACTGGCGTATGTTTGCCGATGTGCTGCGTGGCAATATTAGTCTGATCAGTCGCGATCAGGACAAAATTCCAAGCTAG
- a CDS encoding IS982 family transposase — protein MDHITELFCILDDFCKKFNESLEKALISNQKTRLKKSALSLSEAMTIVILFHQSGLRFFKYFYCQMIVPFWKSAFPKLLSYNRFIEIMPRCLQALSCFFHQVKGKDTGISIIDSTKLVVCHNLRIKRHRVFKGLAGRGKSSTGWFYGFKLHLVINNLGEIINLKLTSGNVHDVAILESLTQELKGILLGDKGYLSKAKAEALAARGLKILTPSRRNMKNKPIQTEEEKQLLCRRGLIETVNDQLKNLHQLEHSRHRSVNNFMVNIMAAVVAYCLNPNKPTFQNMLKG, from the coding sequence ATGGATCATATTACCGAATTATTTTGTATTTTGGATGATTTCTGCAAAAAATTTAATGAATCTTTAGAGAAAGCTTTAATTTCTAATCAAAAAACCAGGTTGAAAAAGTCAGCTTTAAGCTTGTCTGAAGCAATGACCATTGTCATTTTATTTCATCAATCCGGTTTGAGATTCTTCAAATATTTTTATTGCCAAATGATCGTTCCATTCTGGAAATCTGCTTTTCCTAAACTGCTTAGCTACAACCGATTTATTGAAATCATGCCCCGTTGTTTGCAAGCTCTGAGTTGTTTCTTCCATCAGGTGAAAGGAAAAGATACGGGAATCAGTATCATTGACTCCACTAAATTGGTAGTTTGCCATAATCTTCGGATTAAAAGGCATCGTGTATTTAAAGGCTTGGCCGGTCGTGGAAAAAGTAGTACGGGTTGGTTTTATGGTTTTAAATTACATCTCGTTATCAATAATTTAGGTGAAATTATTAATCTCAAGCTGACATCGGGAAATGTTCATGATGTTGCTATATTAGAATCTTTAACTCAAGAATTAAAAGGGATCCTACTCGGAGACAAAGGCTATTTGAGCAAAGCAAAAGCCGAAGCTTTAGCAGCAAGAGGACTGAAAATATTGACCCCATCACGTCGGAATATGAAAAATAAACCCATCCAAACTGAAGAAGAAAAACAATTACTTTGCAGAAGAGGATTGATCGAAACAGTGAATGATCAATTAAAAAATTTACATCAACTTGAACATTCACGTCATCGTTCGGTAAATAACTTCATGGTGAATATCATGGCTGCTGTAGTGGCTTATTGTTTGAACCCCAATAAGCCAACTTTCCAAAATATGCTAAAAGGTTAA
- a CDS encoding IS982-like element ISAba825 family transposase gives MSTEEFIIIVYLIIEEIYPTIVSEPLRKRGFPPALTDIEIITMQIVGECLKMDTDKSIWMFFKNNYLSWFPHLGSYPNFCKHCANLWQVHQKITAQLTAHYGQDHIHFIDGFPIPVCRYSRAKRHKNFKEHAGFSYCAAQQEKYYGFKGHLVINLEGMITGYTFAPANVDERDVAPEITENIHGLLGADKGYLRPSLKEYYKFQYVDLQTPLRKNMPDSRSQESMRLLMRARRKIETVIGQLTDRFNIQKVRARDLWHLSHRFIRKILSHTVCVVMNKKCGYSPIQFEKLI, from the coding sequence ATGTCCACTGAAGAATTTATCATCATTGTCTATTTAATCATAGAGGAAATTTACCCAACTATAGTCTCTGAACCATTAAGAAAACGTGGTTTTCCACCTGCTTTAACCGATATTGAAATTATCACAATGCAAATTGTTGGTGAGTGTCTCAAAATGGATACGGATAAAAGCATATGGATGTTTTTTAAAAACAATTACTTAAGTTGGTTCCCTCATTTAGGTTCATATCCTAACTTTTGTAAGCATTGTGCAAACTTATGGCAAGTTCATCAAAAAATCACAGCCCAATTAACTGCACATTATGGTCAGGATCATATTCATTTTATTGATGGATTTCCTATACCTGTTTGTCGTTATAGTCGAGCAAAAAGACACAAGAATTTCAAAGAACATGCAGGTTTTAGTTATTGTGCTGCACAACAAGAGAAATACTATGGTTTTAAAGGGCATCTTGTAATTAATTTGGAGGGTATGATTACTGGCTATACTTTCGCTCCAGCAAATGTAGATGAGCGTGATGTTGCACCAGAAATCACAGAAAATATTCATGGGTTACTAGGTGCAGATAAAGGTTACTTAAGACCCAGCTTGAAAGAATACTATAAATTTCAGTATGTTGATCTACAAACTCCTTTAAGAAAGAATATGCCGGACTCTAGATCTCAAGAATCAATGAGGTTGCTTATGAGAGCACGAAGGAAAATTGAAACGGTCATTGGTCAATTAACTGATCGCTTTAATATTCAAAAAGTAAGGGCAAGAGATTTATGGCACTTATCGCATCGTTTTATCAGAAAGATTTTGTCACATACGGTCTGCGTCGTTATGAATAAAAAATGTGGTTATTCACCGATTCAATTTGAAAAGCTTATTTAA
- the hemL gene encoding glutamate-1-semialdehyde 2,1-aminomutase yields MSLSPKQEQLFKQASKHIPGGVNSPVRAFNGVGGTPIFIEKAQGAYLYDVDGKRYVDYVGSWGPMILGHAHPAIIKAVQDAAVDGLSFGAPTVHETTLADIICEIMPSIELVRMTNSGTEATMTAIRLARGYTGRDKIVKFEGCYHGHSDSLLVKAGSGLLTKGEGEATSAGVPADFAKHTLTLPYNDIEMLKECFAKFGSEIAGVIVEPVAGNMNLVKPIDGFLQTIRQLCDEHGSVFIIDEVMTGFRVGLGGAQAHYGVTPDLTTLGKIIGAGLPVGAFGGKREIMECIAPLGNVYQAGTLSGNPLAMRAGIEMFKYLREPGFYENLTAKLEKLLAGLQTAADQAGIPFRTQQVGGMFGLYFTNQEEITGFDSILKCDVAAFRTFFHGMLKRGVNLAPSAFEAGFFSAAHSDKDIEFTIQAAKETFAEMRA; encoded by the coding sequence ATGAGCTTATCTCCAAAGCAAGAACAACTGTTCAAACAAGCCAGTAAACATATTCCAGGTGGAGTGAATTCACCAGTACGTGCCTTTAATGGCGTTGGTGGTACACCAATTTTCATCGAAAAAGCGCAAGGTGCCTATCTGTATGATGTCGATGGTAAGCGCTATGTGGACTATGTTGGCTCATGGGGGCCAATGATTCTGGGGCATGCGCATCCAGCGATTATTAAAGCCGTTCAGGATGCCGCTGTTGATGGCTTGAGCTTTGGTGCACCTACCGTACATGAAACCACGCTGGCAGATATTATTTGTGAAATCATGCCATCGATTGAACTGGTGCGTATGACTAACTCTGGTACTGAAGCCACCATGACAGCGATCCGTCTGGCACGTGGTTATACTGGTCGTGACAAGATCGTAAAGTTTGAAGGCTGTTACCACGGTCACTCTGACTCACTACTGGTTAAAGCCGGCTCAGGCTTGCTGACCAAAGGTGAAGGTGAGGCGACTTCAGCAGGTGTACCGGCTGATTTTGCGAAACACACGCTGACCCTGCCATACAATGACATCGAAATGCTGAAAGAATGTTTCGCTAAATTCGGTTCAGAAATTGCTGGTGTGATTGTGGAGCCAGTGGCAGGTAACATGAATCTGGTCAAACCGATCGATGGCTTCCTGCAAACCATTCGTCAATTGTGTGATGAGCACGGTTCAGTTTTTATTATTGATGAGGTGATGACAGGTTTCCGCGTTGGCTTAGGCGGTGCGCAGGCGCATTATGGCGTGACTCCTGACCTGACCACTTTAGGTAAAATCATCGGGGCAGGTCTGCCAGTTGGTGCTTTTGGTGGTAAACGTGAAATCATGGAATGTATCGCGCCACTGGGTAACGTGTATCAGGCAGGCACATTGTCGGGTAACCCATTAGCCATGCGTGCAGGTATTGAAATGTTCAAATACCTGCGAGAACCAGGTTTCTATGAAAATCTGACCGCGAAACTGGAAAAACTGCTGGCAGGTTTACAAACGGCAGCTGATCAAGCTGGCATTCCATTCCGTACTCAGCAAGTCGGTGGTATGTTCGGTCTTTACTTTACTAATCAAGAAGAAATCACAGGTTTTGATTCCATCCTGAAATGTGATGTTGCAGCGTTCCGTACGTTCTTCCACGGTATGTTGAAACGTGGTGTGAATCTGGCACCTTCTGCATTTGAAGCAGGTTTCTTCTCTGCAGCACATAGCGATAAAGATATTGAGTTTACCATTCAAGCTGCTAAAGAAACTTTTGCTGAAATGAGAGCTTAA
- a CDS encoding CYTH domain-containing protein: MVEVELKFQIPAARRNALLKALDPKKSQQIQLQAKYYDTEDCLLSKNGVALRQRLEGTRWVQTLKAAGKSHIERFEHNYDLGELEQAPELDLSIYANSPEAQKILNNALGNQLDQLKLQFETDISRTLRVIEHEGTEIEVALDVGAIRTLDVEQEVHEVEFELKSGSVEQLLAFSFEWVKKYQLWLDVRSKAEIGNLLATGQKVSPAVQTKEFQLSKKDSAGKALCNLIAQQMQHLLPNIAAISAQVAEQEHIDQAQKALDHLYLSVLLFKDWHSGISDKWAHQLEAFKKQFEHLQHLQHMQSTLAAFLQNPTTAENLSKDILYAKEKLGNLVKSTLNVHHYLELLIFSLTDDAKQSQDLRSAAQATLQQQYKALQEQMNQTEVHDFEQLDLLASRIQELKFSFPILTSIYDVKNLQKYSKALNDAQLAATEYQTLASSALYIQQTELEASDWFVLGWLTAKQEVYAQRLLEATEQFLVSRKLIK; this comes from the coding sequence ATGGTTGAAGTTGAACTTAAATTTCAGATTCCTGCAGCGCGTCGCAATGCATTACTCAAAGCGCTTGATCCGAAAAAATCACAACAGATTCAACTGCAAGCCAAATATTACGATACTGAAGACTGCCTACTGTCTAAAAATGGCGTAGCACTGCGCCAGCGTCTGGAAGGCACGCGTTGGGTACAGACCCTGAAAGCGGCAGGTAAAAGCCATATTGAGCGCTTTGAACATAATTATGATTTAGGTGAATTGGAACAGGCACCTGAGCTGGATCTCAGTATTTATGCCAATTCCCCTGAAGCACAGAAAATTCTAAACAATGCGTTGGGCAATCAACTGGATCAGCTTAAATTACAGTTTGAAACCGACATTTCCCGCACCTTGCGTGTGATAGAACATGAAGGCACGGAAATTGAAGTCGCGCTGGATGTCGGTGCAATCCGTACCCTAGATGTAGAACAGGAAGTGCATGAAGTCGAATTTGAACTGAAAAGTGGTTCGGTTGAGCAATTACTCGCTTTTAGCTTTGAATGGGTCAAGAAATATCAGCTGTGGCTAGATGTACGCAGCAAGGCTGAAATCGGTAATCTGCTAGCAACTGGTCAAAAAGTCAGTCCAGCCGTACAGACCAAAGAATTCCAACTCAGCAAGAAAGACAGTGCGGGAAAAGCGCTGTGCAACCTGATTGCCCAGCAGATGCAGCACTTATTGCCGAATATCGCGGCGATTTCGGCACAGGTCGCTGAACAGGAACATATTGATCAGGCACAAAAAGCGCTAGATCACCTGTATTTAAGCGTCTTGCTGTTTAAAGACTGGCATTCTGGTATTTCGGATAAATGGGCACACCAGCTGGAAGCATTCAAGAAACAGTTTGAGCACCTGCAACATTTACAGCATATGCAAAGCACCCTAGCGGCTTTCCTGCAAAATCCAACGACGGCGGAAAACCTGAGTAAAGATATTCTCTATGCCAAGGAAAAGCTGGGCAATCTGGTCAAATCCACCCTGAATGTGCATCATTATCTGGAACTGCTGATCTTTAGCCTGACCGATGATGCCAAACAGTCACAAGATTTAAGAAGTGCAGCACAGGCGACCTTGCAGCAACAATATAAAGCCTTGCAGGAACAGATGAACCAGACCGAAGTACATGACTTTGAACAGCTGGATCTGCTGGCAAGCCGGATTCAGGAACTCAAGTTTAGCTTCCCGATCCTGACCTCGATTTATGATGTGAAAAACTTGCAGAAATACAGCAAGGCACTAAATGATGCCCAATTAGCTGCCACCGAATATCAAACCTTGGCTTCTTCTGCCCTGTATATCCAGCAGACCGAGCTGGAAGCCAGTGACTGGTTTGTATTGGGTTGGCTGACTGCCAAGCAGGAAGTCTATGCACAACGCTTACTGGAAGCGACAGAACAGTTCCTGGTCAGCCGCAAACTGATTAAATAA
- a CDS encoding heme-binding protein yields MQTKHYLTLSDAEFLLNQAYEYALEQGFNVSIAVVDETGNLLAMKRMDGASPMTANLCLEKARCSAISRRPSKLFEDIIKGGQMGFLTMDTFSGMLEGGEPILYQGQLVGAMGVSGVKSFQDAEIAQQTIEKFLIWNN; encoded by the coding sequence ATGCAAACTAAACATTATCTGACATTAAGTGATGCCGAGTTTTTATTGAATCAGGCCTATGAATATGCGTTAGAGCAGGGTTTTAATGTCAGTATTGCGGTGGTCGATGAAACTGGGAATTTGTTGGCGATGAAGCGTATGGATGGCGCTTCACCAATGACGGCAAACCTGTGTCTGGAAAAAGCACGTTGTTCTGCGATTAGTCGCCGTCCGTCCAAGCTATTTGAAGATATTATCAAAGGTGGTCAAATGGGCTTTCTGACCATGGATACTTTTTCTGGTATGTTGGAAGGTGGTGAACCAATTTTGTATCAAGGGCAGCTGGTTGGTGCGATGGGTGTTTCTGGAGTAAAGTCTTTTCAGGATGCGGAGATTGCGCAACAGACGATTGAAAAGTTTTTAATTTGGAACAATTAA
- the thiE gene encoding thiamine phosphate synthase, translating to MRGLYLITNDDPLELLLAKLEGAMANGGISVLQYRRKKVAKEDQIYEIEYMKAMCAEYRVPFVINDDLEMAVKYGVGVHLGQDDGSIQEAVAQLPKNVLIGRSCNNSLELAEQAIADGANYVAFGAIYATASKPEAGNIGLQTLKLAKEKLNVPICAIGGLTVENSKEVIECGADYCAVISDVLGRPMNAIPERLDEWSTLFKSTAVA from the coding sequence ATGCGCGGTTTATATTTAATTACCAATGATGATCCTTTAGAACTTTTATTGGCCAAGCTGGAAGGAGCGATGGCCAATGGTGGTATTTCAGTGCTGCAATACCGTCGCAAAAAAGTGGCGAAAGAAGATCAGATTTATGAAATCGAGTACATGAAAGCCATGTGTGCGGAATATCGTGTGCCGTTTGTGATTAATGATGATCTAGAAATGGCAGTTAAATATGGCGTAGGTGTGCATCTGGGCCAGGACGATGGCTCGATTCAGGAAGCAGTTGCACAGTTGCCTAAAAATGTACTGATTGGTCGTAGCTGTAACAATTCGCTCGAACTGGCCGAGCAGGCCATTGCTGATGGTGCTAACTATGTGGCGTTCGGTGCGATCTATGCCACTGCATCTAAGCCAGAAGCCGGCAATATTGGTCTGCAAACATTAAAACTGGCCAAAGAAAAACTGAATGTGCCAATTTGCGCTATTGGTGGTTTAACAGTTGAAAACTCCAAAGAAGTTATTGAATGTGGTGCAGATTACTGTGCCGTGATCAGTGACGTATTGGGCCGTCCGATGAATGCCATTCCAGAGCGTCTGGATGAATGGTCTACGCTATTTAAATCTACAGCGGTTGCATAA
- a CDS encoding phosphopantetheine-binding protein — protein MLYPMPQKIQFASSQAKWQLSSTQSVLVLVGLQNLRMMAGIQDSDLMTHLIQISNKAKALDIPIVDLYGDDLIQGMQQLGEYASTHPQLIFAGQVTPMLKQILPHLQSVTEQICVIDDAILLPNQEQHIQWIDNISAQGLHHMNSYSLTRLWNLSAPSEYVLSTKGIMLAVAEQLDMDALEIDPNVDLRQYGLDSVAVVSLVGVWRANGANVRYEDVYAHPTLHELVSFVLQSAGR, from the coding sequence ATGCTGTACCCAATGCCCCAAAAAATCCAGTTTGCTTCTTCCCAAGCCAAATGGCAGCTATCTTCAACACAATCTGTGCTGGTACTGGTAGGACTGCAAAATTTAAGGATGATGGCAGGCATACAAGACAGCGACCTGATGACCCATCTGATCCAGATCAGCAATAAAGCCAAAGCACTGGATATTCCCATTGTCGATCTCTATGGTGATGACCTGATTCAAGGCATGCAGCAATTGGGTGAATATGCCTCAACCCATCCTCAATTAATCTTTGCCGGGCAGGTAACACCGATGCTGAAACAGATTCTGCCACATCTGCAAAGTGTGACTGAACAAATCTGCGTGATTGATGATGCGATTTTGCTGCCCAATCAGGAACAGCATATTCAGTGGATTGATAACATTTCGGCACAAGGCTTGCATCATATGAACAGCTATAGCCTGACCCGGTTATGGAACCTGAGTGCGCCGTCGGAATATGTACTGTCGACTAAAGGCATTATGCTAGCAGTCGCTGAACAGCTGGATATGGATGCACTGGAAATCGATCCAAATGTTGACCTAAGACAGTATGGACTGGACTCAGTCGCGGTAGTGAGTCTGGTTGGCGTATGGCGTGCTAACGGTGCCAATGTGCGTTATGAAGATGTCTATGCGCATCCAACATTGCATGAATTGGTCAGCTTTGTACTGCAATCGGCAGGTCGATAA
- a CDS encoding RluA family pseudouridine synthase → MSNFLTEHLIHRDDDFMVIHKPAGLLTVPGKTEDLQDCLINRLIELEPKTLLIHRLDRDTSGILIFALTREAQKIISRQFQDRQTDKTYQAIVAGTLEGEGTVDVPVIYDPSRPPLHIAEPNHNKPALTHWQAVEHFEIQGQPVTRVKLTPITGRSHQLRVHMQYLGHPIIGDTLYATAEQQQLMPRLCLHAEQLSFIHPKNAEKVEFYCPAPF, encoded by the coding sequence TTGAGTAATTTTCTAACCGAACATCTGATACATCGTGATGACGATTTTATGGTCATTCATAAACCAGCAGGTTTACTCACGGTTCCCGGTAAGACAGAAGATTTGCAAGATTGCCTCATTAACAGATTAATAGAATTAGAACCCAAAACTCTCCTTATTCACCGTCTCGATCGGGACACTTCTGGAATTCTAATTTTTGCCTTGACCCGCGAAGCACAAAAAATTATCTCCCGCCAATTTCAGGATCGCCAAACCGATAAAACCTATCAAGCCATTGTCGCAGGGACATTAGAAGGTGAAGGTACGGTTGATGTACCTGTGATTTACGATCCAAGTCGTCCGCCACTTCATATCGCTGAACCGAATCATAACAAGCCAGCATTGACGCATTGGCAGGCCGTAGAACATTTTGAAATTCAGGGACAGCCGGTCACGCGCGTAAAACTAACCCCGATTACCGGACGTTCGCATCAGCTGCGTGTACATATGCAATATTTAGGTCATCCGATTATTGGTGATACTTTATATGCGACAGCGGAACAGCAACAGCTGATGCCGCGACTTTGCCTGCACGCAGAGCAGCTGAGCTTTATTCATCCTAAAAATGCAGAAAAAGTCGAGTTTTACTGCCCGGCACCATTCTAG